The Staphylococcus sp. KG4-3 genome has a window encoding:
- a CDS encoding SA1362 family protein → MKQAIFYIIIAIAIVGLVLNLDAFIFSFVRMVISLAIFGGIIYAIYYFFFLTEDQRKYKRAQRKYKRQNRKKK, encoded by the coding sequence GTGAAACAAGCAATATTTTATATCATTATCGCAATTGCAATTGTAGGATTAGTACTCAATCTTGATGCCTTTATCTTCAGTTTTGTAAGAATGGTCATTAGCTTAGCCATTTTTGGAGGTATTATATATGCAATTTACTATTTCTTCTTCTTAACTGAAGATCAGCGTAAATACAAACGTGCGCAACGTAAGTATAAAAGACAAAACAGAAAGAAAAAGTAA
- the accC gene encoding acetyl-CoA carboxylase biotin carboxylase subunit, with protein MNKILIANRGEIAVRIIRACHDLGLQTVAIYSEGDKDALHTQIADEAYCVGPTQSKDSYLNIPNILSIATSTGCDGIHPGYGFLAENGDFAELCDACQLKFIGPSFESIQKMGIKDVAKEEMKRAEVPVVPGSEGLVLNIEDAKKIANQIGYPVIIKATAGGGGKGIRVARDEKELETGFKMTQQEAETAFGNSGLYLEKFIENFRHIEIQIMGDSYGNVVHLGERDCTIQRRMQKLVEEAPSPILTEEKRQEMGNAAVRAAKAVNYENAGTIEFIYDLDSNEFYFMEMNTRIQVEHPVTEMVTGVDLVKLQLKVAMGEKLPFKQKDIKIEGHAMEFRINAENPYKNFMPSPGQITQYLAPGGFGVRIESACYTNYTIPPYYDSMVAKLIVHEPTRDEAIMTGLRALGEYLVLGIDTTIPFHVRLLNNDIFRSGEFNTNFLETYNIMDDESN; from the coding sequence ATGAATAAAATTTTAATAGCAAATAGAGGGGAAATCGCAGTAAGAATTATTCGTGCATGTCATGATTTAGGTTTACAAACGGTGGCAATATACTCAGAAGGAGATAAAGACGCTTTACATACTCAAATTGCTGATGAAGCATATTGCGTCGGGCCAACACAATCTAAAGATTCTTATTTGAATATCCCAAACATATTATCTATTGCAACATCTACAGGGTGTGACGGCATTCACCCTGGGTATGGTTTCTTAGCAGAAAATGGTGATTTTGCTGAATTATGCGATGCGTGCCAACTTAAATTCATTGGACCAAGTTTTGAATCTATTCAAAAAATGGGTATTAAAGACGTTGCTAAAGAAGAGATGAAACGCGCTGAAGTACCAGTTGTCCCTGGTAGCGAAGGACTTGTTTTAAATATCGAAGACGCGAAAAAGATTGCAAATCAAATAGGCTATCCAGTTATCATCAAAGCTACTGCTGGTGGTGGTGGTAAAGGTATCAGAGTTGCTCGTGATGAAAAAGAATTAGAAACTGGTTTCAAAATGACGCAACAAGAAGCGGAAACCGCTTTTGGTAACAGTGGTCTATATTTGGAAAAATTCATCGAGAATTTCAGACATATTGAAATACAAATTATGGGAGATAGTTACGGCAACGTGGTTCATTTAGGCGAACGTGATTGTACCATTCAACGTAGAATGCAAAAACTTGTAGAAGAAGCCCCTTCTCCAATATTAACTGAAGAAAAGAGACAAGAAATGGGTAACGCTGCAGTAAGAGCTGCAAAAGCAGTTAATTACGAAAATGCAGGTACTATTGAATTTATATATGACTTAGACTCTAATGAATTTTACTTCATGGAAATGAATACACGGATACAAGTTGAACATCCTGTTACTGAAATGGTTACAGGCGTAGACTTAGTTAAACTACAATTAAAAGTTGCGATGGGAGAAAAATTACCATTCAAACAGAAAGATATTAAAATTGAAGGGCATGCAATGGAATTTAGAATTAATGCTGAAAATCCGTATAAAAACTTTATGCCTTCGCCAGGGCAAATCACCCAATATTTGGCTCCAGGTGGATTTGGCGTAAGAATTGAATCTGCATGTTATACTAATTATACAATTCCTCCATATTATGACTCTATGGTTGCAAAACTTATTGTTCATGAACCAACTAGAGACGAAGCAATCATGACAGGTCTACGCGCGTTAGGTGAATACCTTGTATTAGGTATAGACACAACGATACCATTCCATGTCCGTCTATTGAACAATGACATTTTCAGAAGTGGGGAATTTAACACTAATTTCTTAGAAACATATAATATTATGGATGATGAATCTAATTAG
- the accB gene encoding acetyl-CoA carboxylase biotin carboxyl carrier protein, which translates to MNFKEIKELIEILDQSSLTEINIEDKGNIVNLKKEKETEIITPQISQQPMQQIAPQQGVASTPAGTQGADEISMNSNTNTNTAEDNLQTINAPMVGTFYKSPSPEESAYVQVGDSVTNDSTVCILEAMKLFNEIQAEVSGEIAEILVEDGQMVEYGQPLFKVK; encoded by the coding sequence ATGAATTTTAAAGAAATTAAAGAATTGATAGAAATTCTTGACCAATCTAGTTTGACTGAAATTAATATTGAGGATAAGGGCAATATTGTAAATTTAAAAAAAGAAAAAGAAACTGAAATTATAACACCTCAAATCTCACAACAACCGATGCAACAAATAGCACCACAACAAGGCGTGGCATCAACTCCTGCAGGAACACAAGGTGCTGATGAAATTAGCATGAATAGTAATACAAATACTAATACTGCAGAAGATAACTTGCAAACAATTAATGCGCCAATGGTTGGGACGTTTTACAAATCACCGTCTCCAGAAGAAAGTGCCTATGTGCAAGTTGGAGATTCTGTAACAAACGATTCAACAGTATGTATATTAGAAGCTATGAAATTATTCAATGAAATACAAGCCGAAGTCAGTGGTGAAATTGCTGAAATCTTAGTAGAAGACGGGCAAATGGTAGAGTATGGCCAACCGTTATTTAAGGTAAAATAA
- a CDS encoding rhodanese-like domain-containing protein: protein MSNFWFIALAVLIIIIAYMLINYLLNKRAVTELNQNEFHDGLRKAQVIDVREKVDYEYGHINGARNIPITMFKQRYQGLRTDQPIYLCDANGIASYRAARTLKKNGYTDIYMLKGGYKKWTGKIKSKK from the coding sequence ATGAGTAACTTTTGGTTTATAGCGTTAGCAGTTTTAATAATTATCATCGCTTACATGCTAATCAATTATCTTCTTAATAAAAGAGCAGTCACAGAATTAAACCAAAATGAGTTCCATGATGGTTTGCGCAAAGCTCAAGTTATTGATGTAAGAGAAAAAGTGGATTATGAATACGGACACATCAATGGTGCACGTAATATTCCAATTACAATGTTTAAACAAAGATATCAAGGTTTACGAACAGACCAACCAATCTATCTTTGTGATGCGAATGGCATTGCCAGTTATCGTGCAGCTAGAACTTTAAAGAAAAACGGCTACACGGATATCTACATGTTAAAAGGTGGATATAAAAAATGGACTGGTAAAATTAAATCTAAAAAATAA
- the efp gene encoding elongation factor P has translation MISVNDFKTGLTISVDNGIWKVLDFQHVKPGKGSAFVRSKLRNLRTGSIQEKTFRGGEKVETAMIENRRMQYLYADGDTHVFMDNQTFDQTELQGDYLQHELNFLKANMEVQIQTYGNETLGVELPKTVELVVTETEPGIKGDTANGATKSATVETGYTLNVPLFVNEGDTLVINTGDGSYISRA, from the coding sequence ATGATTTCGGTTAATGATTTTAAAACAGGCTTAACAATATCAGTAGATAATGGCATTTGGAAAGTTTTAGATTTCCAACATGTTAAACCAGGAAAAGGTTCTGCATTTGTACGTTCTAAGCTACGTAATTTAAGAACTGGTTCGATTCAAGAGAAAACATTCAGAGGTGGCGAAAAAGTAGAAACTGCTATGATTGAGAATCGTCGTATGCAATATCTATATGCCGATGGAGATACACATGTTTTCATGGATAATCAAACATTTGATCAAACAGAGCTACAAGGAGATTATTTACAACACGAATTAAATTTCTTAAAAGCAAATATGGAAGTCCAAATTCAAACATATGGTAATGAAACACTTGGTGTTGAATTACCAAAAACAGTTGAACTTGTAGTAACAGAAACTGAACCAGGTATTAAAGGGGACACAGCAAATGGTGCTACTAAATCTGCTACAGTTGAAACAGGATATACATTGAATGTACCTTTATTTGTTAATGAAGGAGACACACTTGTAATTAATACAGGTGACGGTAGCTATATTTCTAGAGCCTAA
- the gcvPA gene encoding aminomethyl-transferring glycine dehydrogenase subunit GcvPA has product MSHRYIPLTEQDKKEMLDVIGAESIAELFGDVPNDILLNRELAIPDAEAETTLTKRLSRVASKNITKETHTSFLGAGVYDHYAPAVVDAMISRSEFYTAYTPYQPEISQGELQAIFEFQTLICELTDMDIANSSMYDGITSFAEACILAFNQTRKNKIVVSKGLHYQALQVLNTYVKTREEFEVVEVDLDGTITDLEKLEAAIDDDTAAVAVQYPNFYGSIEDLEKIQSFIEGKKALFIVYTNPLALGLLTPPGSFGADIVVGDTQPFGIPAQFGGPHCGFFATTKKLMRKTPGRLVGQTEDADGHRGFVLTLQAREQHIRRDKATSNICSNQALNALASSICMSALGKEGIYDISVQNFENANYAKEQFKQVGLEVSTGTSFNEFVVKFDKPVKDINDALIQKGIIGGFDLSEVTESFENHMLVAVTELRTKDEIDTFVKKAGELNGSK; this is encoded by the coding sequence GTGAGTCATCGTTATATTCCATTAACAGAGCAAGATAAGAAAGAAATGTTAGATGTTATTGGTGCAGAATCAATTGCAGAATTATTTGGAGATGTACCAAATGACATATTATTAAATAGAGAGCTAGCTATTCCAGATGCAGAAGCTGAAACTACATTAACAAAACGCTTAAGTAGAGTTGCAAGTAAAAATATCACTAAAGAAACCCACACTTCATTTTTAGGGGCAGGCGTATACGATCATTACGCACCAGCAGTAGTAGATGCGATGATTTCTCGTTCGGAATTCTATACTGCATACACACCTTATCAGCCAGAAATTTCACAAGGTGAACTACAAGCAATTTTTGAATTCCAAACGTTAATTTGTGAATTAACTGACATGGATATTGCAAATTCATCTATGTATGATGGTATTACAAGTTTTGCTGAAGCATGTATTTTAGCTTTTAATCAAACACGTAAAAATAAAATTGTAGTTTCTAAAGGATTACATTATCAAGCATTACAAGTTCTCAACACATATGTAAAAACACGTGAAGAATTTGAAGTTGTAGAAGTTGATTTAGATGGTACTATTACAGATTTAGAAAAGTTAGAAGCAGCTATAGACGATGATACAGCTGCAGTAGCTGTTCAGTATCCTAACTTCTATGGTTCAATTGAGGATTTAGAGAAAATCCAATCGTTTATTGAAGGTAAAAAAGCTTTGTTTATTGTTTATACTAACCCACTAGCACTAGGCTTACTTACACCTCCAGGTAGTTTTGGTGCCGATATTGTAGTAGGAGATACACAACCATTTGGTATACCTGCACAATTTGGTGGCCCTCATTGTGGTTTCTTTGCTACAACTAAAAAATTAATGCGCAAAACACCTGGGCGTTTAGTAGGTCAAACCGAAGATGCAGATGGGCATCGTGGTTTTGTTTTAACATTACAAGCTCGCGAACAACATATACGTCGTGATAAAGCTACTTCAAATATTTGTTCAAACCAAGCATTGAATGCATTAGCTTCCTCAATTTGTATGTCAGCATTAGGAAAAGAAGGTATTTATGATATTTCAGTACAAAATTTTGAAAATGCAAACTATGCAAAGGAACAATTTAAACAAGTCGGTTTAGAAGTGTCAACTGGAACTTCATTTAATGAATTTGTAGTGAAATTCGATAAACCTGTTAAAGATATTAATGATGCACTTATACAAAAAGGAATTATAGGTGGTTTCGATTTAAGTGAAGTAACAGAATCATTTGAAAATCATATGTTAGTTGCTGTAACAGAATTGAGAACAAAAGATGAAATTGACACATTTGTTAAGAAAGCAGGTGAATTAAATGGTAGTAAGTAA
- a CDS encoding Xaa-Pro peptidase family protein: protein MTRIDKLNTAIEAKHLEAVVVLSDFNRRYLSGFTGTSGALIITKDHNLLLTDFRYIEQASAQAPEFEIIKQKGSLIDEVKNQLEKLNVQNVGFEGNLVSYDTYLQLSKSYISLISISGMIEKIREVKDESEIELIQKAADIVDEAYEYILTVAKAGMTEQQLKAKLESKMLELGAEGTSFETIVASGERGALPHGVASDKVINSGELITLDFGAYYKGYSSDITRTFAIGEPDPKLKEIYNIVLEANQKGIDAAKKGITGKALDAIARDYITEKGYGEAFGHSLGHGIGLDVHEGPNLSKKSETPLDINNCVTIEPGIYLDGLGGVRIEDDILIKENGCERFTKSSKNLIIL, encoded by the coding sequence ATGACAAGAATTGATAAATTAAATACCGCTATAGAAGCCAAACATTTAGAAGCAGTGGTAGTATTATCTGACTTTAATAGACGTTATTTATCTGGTTTTACTGGTACAAGTGGGGCGTTAATTATTACGAAAGATCACAACTTATTGCTAACTGATTTTAGGTACATTGAACAAGCGTCTGCACAAGCCCCAGAATTTGAAATCATCAAACAAAAAGGTAGTTTAATTGATGAAGTCAAAAATCAACTTGAAAAATTAAACGTACAAAATGTTGGATTTGAAGGAAACTTAGTCAGCTATGATACATATCTTCAGTTGAGTAAATCGTATATTAGTTTAATTAGCATTTCAGGTATGATAGAAAAGATACGTGAAGTTAAAGATGAATCAGAGATTGAGTTGATTCAAAAAGCAGCAGATATCGTTGATGAGGCATACGAATACATTTTAACTGTCGCAAAAGCTGGTATGACTGAACAGCAACTAAAAGCAAAGTTAGAAAGTAAAATGTTAGAACTTGGCGCTGAAGGAACTTCATTCGAAACAATTGTAGCTTCTGGTGAACGTGGTGCGTTACCTCATGGAGTTGCTAGTGATAAAGTTATAAATTCAGGAGAATTAATTACATTAGATTTTGGTGCATATTACAAAGGATATTCATCAGATATTACTCGTACATTTGCAATAGGTGAACCTGATCCAAAACTTAAAGAAATATATAATATTGTGTTAGAGGCGAATCAAAAGGGAATTGACGCCGCTAAAAAAGGTATTACTGGTAAAGCATTAGATGCTATTGCTAGAGATTATATCACTGAAAAAGGTTATGGTGAGGCGTTTGGACATTCACTTGGTCATGGTATTGGATTAGACGTTCATGAAGGCCCTAATCTTTCTAAAAAATCGGAGACGCCATTAGATATTAATAATTGTGTTACAATTGAACCTGGCATATATTTAGACGGGTTAGGTGGCGTTCGTATTGAAGATGACATTTTAATTAAAGAAAATGGCTGTGAACGCTTTACTAAATCTTCCAAAAACCTTATTATTTTATAG
- a CDS encoding biotin/lipoate A/B protein ligase family protein, with translation MTETWNFINTGSKDPYYNMAMDEALLNFVSRGEIDPVIRFYTWDPATLSVGYFQRLTKEIDIEKVNAKGYGLVRRQTGGRGVLHDKELTYSVIVPESHPDMPSTVTEAYRVISEGLLEGFKYLGFDASFAIPKSKEERANLKQPRSAVCFDAPSWYELVVEGRKIAGSAQVRQKGVILQHGSLLQDVDIDDLFDMFVFKNDRLKDKMKQAFVEKAVAINDISDRHISLEEMEKAFEIGFKKGLNIDFKPLELNEKQQNEINELIDKYKSDEWNYRK, from the coding sequence GTGACAGAAACATGGAATTTTATAAATACTGGTAGCAAAGACCCATATTATAATATGGCAATGGATGAAGCTTTACTTAATTTTGTATCTAGAGGAGAGATAGATCCAGTAATTAGGTTTTATACATGGGACCCTGCGACTTTATCAGTTGGTTATTTTCAAAGGCTAACTAAAGAAATAGATATTGAAAAGGTGAATGCTAAAGGTTATGGCCTTGTACGTCGTCAAACTGGTGGCAGAGGTGTGTTACATGATAAAGAATTGACGTACAGCGTCATTGTTCCAGAATCACACCCTGACATGCCTTCAACAGTTACTGAAGCCTATAGAGTTATTTCAGAAGGATTACTAGAAGGTTTTAAATATTTAGGTTTTGATGCTTCATTTGCTATTCCAAAATCAAAAGAGGAAAGAGCAAATTTAAAGCAACCAAGAAGTGCAGTTTGTTTTGATGCACCTAGCTGGTATGAATTAGTTGTAGAAGGACGTAAAATTGCTGGAAGTGCTCAAGTTCGTCAGAAAGGGGTTATCTTACAGCATGGCTCTTTGCTACAAGATGTAGACATAGATGATTTGTTTGACATGTTTGTTTTTAAAAATGATCGTCTTAAAGATAAAATGAAGCAAGCATTTGTAGAAAAAGCTGTGGCAATTAATGATATTTCAGATCGCCATATTAGTTTAGAAGAGATGGAAAAAGCATTTGAAATAGGCTTTAAAAAAGGATTGAATATTGACTTTAAGCCACTAGAACTCAATGAAAAACAGCAAAATGAAATCAATGAGTTAATTGATAAATACAAATCTGACGAGTGGAACTATCGTAAATAG
- the gcvPB gene encoding aminomethyl-transferring glycine dehydrogenase subunit GcvPB, with product MVVSKSSPLIFERSKKGRYAYSLPKKEIDNGAVEKLLDEKYIRKNKAELPEVAELDLVRHYTELSNKNFGVDSGFYPLGSCTMKYNPKINEKIARIPGFAESHPLQDESQVQGSLEIIHSLQEELKEITGMDEVTLQPAAGAHGEWTALMIFKAYHQKNGEGHRDEVIVPDSAHGTNPASAAFAGFKSVTVKSNERGEVDIDDLKRLVNDKTAAIMLTNPNTLGIFEKNIMDIRNIVHEAGGLLYYDGANLNAIMDKVRPGDMGFDAVHLNLHKTFTGPHGGGGPGSGPVGVKKELASFLPKPMVVKENDIYKYDNDIANSIGRVKPFYGNFGIYLRAYTYIRSMGNKGLEEVSEAAVLNANYIKARLKEHFEIPYSQYCKHEFVLSGSKQKEQGVRTLDMAKRLLDFGVHPPTIYFPLNVEEGMMIEPTETESKETLDHFCDTMIQIANEAKENPDIVLEAPHTTIIDRLDETKAARNPVLKFENLRSEKE from the coding sequence ATGGTAGTAAGTAAATCAAGTCCATTAATTTTTGAACGTTCTAAAAAAGGTCGTTATGCGTATTCGTTACCAAAAAAAGAAATAGATAATGGCGCTGTTGAAAAATTACTAGACGAAAAATATATTAGAAAAAATAAAGCAGAACTACCAGAAGTTGCTGAATTAGATTTAGTGAGGCATTACACAGAGCTTTCAAATAAAAACTTTGGTGTAGATTCAGGATTTTATCCATTAGGTTCTTGTACTATGAAATATAATCCAAAAATAAATGAAAAAATTGCTAGAATTCCTGGATTTGCAGAATCACATCCATTACAAGATGAATCGCAAGTTCAAGGATCTTTAGAGATTATTCATAGTTTACAAGAAGAGTTGAAAGAAATCACTGGTATGGATGAAGTAACGTTACAACCTGCTGCCGGCGCGCATGGTGAGTGGACAGCATTAATGATTTTTAAAGCATACCATCAAAAAAACGGAGAAGGTCATCGTGATGAAGTTATCGTTCCTGACTCTGCACACGGCACCAATCCAGCTTCAGCTGCGTTTGCAGGCTTTAAGTCTGTAACAGTTAAATCAAATGAACGCGGAGAAGTAGATATTGATGATCTGAAACGTTTAGTTAATGATAAAACAGCTGCAATCATGTTAACTAATCCTAATACTTTAGGCATTTTTGAAAAAAACATTATGGATATTCGGAATATCGTTCATGAAGCCGGAGGATTATTATATTATGATGGTGCAAATTTAAATGCCATTATGGACAAAGTTAGACCAGGCGACATGGGATTTGATGCAGTTCACTTAAACTTACACAAAACATTTACGGGGCCACATGGTGGCGGCGGTCCAGGTTCTGGACCAGTAGGTGTAAAAAAAGAACTTGCGAGCTTTTTACCTAAACCAATGGTTGTCAAAGAAAATGATATTTATAAATATGATAATGATATAGCAAATTCTATAGGACGCGTTAAACCATTCTATGGTAATTTTGGCATCTATTTAAGAGCTTATACTTATATTCGTAGTATGGGAAACAAAGGACTTGAAGAAGTATCTGAAGCTGCTGTATTAAATGCCAATTATATTAAAGCAAGACTGAAAGAGCATTTTGAGATTCCTTATAGTCAATATTGTAAACATGAGTTTGTCTTGAGTGGGTCTAAACAAAAAGAACAGGGCGTTCGTACACTAGATATGGCTAAACGACTATTAGATTTCGGAGTACATCCACCGACAATTTATTTCCCACTTAATGTCGAAGAAGGCATGATGATTGAGCCGACTGAAACTGAGTCAAAAGAAACTCTAGACCACTTCTGTGATACGATGATTCAAATTGCAAATGAAGCTAAAGAGAATCCGGATATTGTATTAGAAGCACCACATACAACTATTATTGATAGATTAGACGAAACCAAAGCAGCAAGAAATCCAGTGTTAAAATTTGAAAACTTACGTTCAGAAAAAGAATAG